A part of Larkinella insperata genomic DNA contains:
- a CDS encoding AraC family transcriptional regulator, translating into MLKKKEGFAGQRSYALPGELKKQIAVHPLCESLYITDIGYYPKAAFHDRERRKGSPQHILIYCIQGEGWYFLNDQRYSVKPNQMFILPADQAHRYGTDAQNPWTIYWLHFTGSRSHHFLDFLRPGHDSPGHDGPGHDFSPVTVSPQPERFQLFDDILAHVEMSFNLDNVIYANSSLSRFLATFNNAVYNPNPLTQPESDPISRTITFMKENLSKSLSLEELAQVAGMSASHYSAVFRTKVQSAPINFFTFLKIQEACRLLENTRYRIKEVAYQIGYSDPYHFSRVFSHVMGVSPRDFRQRRKA; encoded by the coding sequence ATGCTCAAAAAGAAAGAAGGCTTTGCCGGACAACGCAGTTACGCACTTCCGGGGGAACTGAAAAAGCAAATTGCCGTTCATCCTCTTTGTGAGTCGTTATACATCACCGATATTGGTTATTATCCGAAAGCGGCTTTTCACGACCGGGAACGCCGAAAAGGCAGCCCTCAGCACATTCTGATCTACTGCATTCAGGGCGAAGGATGGTATTTTCTCAACGACCAGCGCTACAGCGTCAAGCCGAACCAGATGTTTATTCTGCCCGCCGATCAGGCCCACCGGTACGGCACCGACGCCCAGAATCCCTGGACGATTTACTGGCTCCATTTTACGGGTTCGCGTTCGCATCACTTTCTGGACTTTTTAAGGCCGGGACACGATAGTCCGGGGCACGATGGTCCGGGACACGATTTCTCTCCGGTTACGGTTTCTCCCCAGCCTGAGCGTTTTCAATTGTTTGACGATATTCTGGCGCATGTGGAGATGTCGTTCAATCTGGACAATGTCATCTACGCCAACAGCAGTTTATCGCGCTTTCTGGCGACATTCAACAATGCCGTTTACAACCCCAACCCCCTGACCCAACCGGAGAGTGACCCCATCAGCCGAACCATCACGTTTATGAAGGAAAACCTGAGCAAGTCGCTGAGTCTGGAAGAACTGGCGCAGGTGGCGGGTATGTCGGCTTCGCATTACTCGGCGGTTTTCCGGACTAAGGTTCAAAGCGCTCCCATCAACTTTTTTACTTTTCTAAAGATTCAGGAAGCCTGCCGCCTGCTCGAAAACACCCGCTACCGCATCAAGGAAGTGGCTTACCAGATTGGCTACAGCGACCCCTACCATTTCAGCCGGGTATTTTCGCACGTTATGGGCGTCTCCCCCCGCGACTTCCGGCAACGCCGGAAAGCTTAA
- a CDS encoding glycoside hydrolase family 2 protein, giving the protein MQKKWLSIFIFALLIGFLLANRALAQNKLSLAGEWQLRLDPDDLGLRQHWWQMDYADRVTLPGSLAENGKGNDVTLQTPWTGDIFDSTYFVSDRYQKYRQGAIKIPFWLKPVKYYTGPAWYKRQIDVPADWAKKQITLNLERCHWETTVYVNGQLCGTRNSLVAPHQFDLSKALRPGRNTIVVRVDNRYKMHIGPNSHSVADHTQTNWNGLVGDLSLIAESPTYLENIQVYPKLATQAVDVMVALRQPRGQTFQGKLVFQAKPLQNNAAALPSQEQPVRLATEESSATATYAIPNPQLWDEFTPNRYQLRVQLVSDQGQVLSEKTVPFGMREMGVSGSRLTINGRPVFLRGDVDCAAFPLTGYPPTTEPYWEKIMKTAKAYGLNHLRFHSWCPPEAAFDVADRLGLYLYVESPLWANQSSAVGTGGVIDDFIYRESERILATYGNHPSFCMMSYGNEPGGAFQSDFLGRWVEHFKQKDGRRLYTSGAGWPMLPENQFHIHSDARIQQWGQGVKSIINAKPPQTGYDWREIIQKASAPYISHEIGQWCVYPNFKEMAKYTGVVKPTNFEIFKETLEEAGMGDQAEAFLHSSGRLQTLCYKADIEAALRTPGFAGFQLLGLHDFPGQGTALVGALDVFWESKGYTTPEEYRTFCNNTVLLARLDKLIFENNETFKADLEMAHFGPRELTNQTVVWQVLDAAGKVKRSGTLQKDRVGIDNGQTVGAIQVPLAGFKKPEMLTLKVALKGTDITNAWNFWVYPAGVNPDAAKGKVIMTQSLTPDVVNQLQNGANVLLLPYGHVRKGKGAEVEIGFSSVFWNTSWTKGQAPHTLGLLCDPAHPLFATFPTEASSNYQWQDLVSHSQTILLTDFPKTLRPLIQPIDTWFENRRLSLAFEGRVGKGNLLVCSIDLDNDLAHRPGARQLKQSILNYMNSSRFKPSHKLSVEQIKPLFQQETSLVIPTKKD; this is encoded by the coding sequence ATGCAAAAAAAATGGCTGAGCATCTTCATTTTTGCGCTCCTTATTGGATTCTTACTTGCCAACCGAGCGCTGGCTCAGAACAAACTTTCGCTGGCTGGTGAGTGGCAATTGCGCCTGGACCCGGACGATCTGGGCCTGCGCCAGCACTGGTGGCAGATGGATTATGCCGACCGGGTTACACTGCCCGGTTCACTTGCGGAAAACGGGAAAGGCAACGACGTGACCCTGCAAACGCCCTGGACGGGAGATATTTTCGACAGTACGTATTTTGTTTCGGATCGATACCAAAAATACCGGCAGGGCGCCATCAAAATCCCCTTCTGGCTCAAGCCCGTCAAGTATTACACCGGTCCCGCCTGGTACAAACGGCAGATTGACGTTCCCGCCGACTGGGCCAAGAAGCAAATCACGCTAAATCTGGAACGCTGCCACTGGGAGACCACGGTGTACGTCAACGGCCAGCTCTGCGGCACGCGCAACAGCCTGGTAGCTCCCCACCAGTTCGACCTCAGCAAAGCCCTGCGGCCGGGTCGGAACACCATCGTCGTTCGGGTGGACAACCGCTATAAAATGCACATTGGCCCCAACTCCCACAGCGTGGCGGACCATACGCAGACAAACTGGAACGGCCTGGTCGGTGACCTGTCGCTGATCGCCGAATCGCCCACCTATCTCGAAAATATCCAGGTTTATCCGAAGCTGGCGACCCAAGCCGTCGACGTAATGGTAGCGCTCCGGCAGCCCCGGGGGCAGACGTTTCAGGGGAAACTGGTCTTTCAGGCAAAACCCTTGCAGAACAACGCAGCGGCTTTACCCAGCCAGGAACAGCCGGTCCGTCTCGCCACCGAAGAATCCAGCGCCACGGCTACCTACGCCATTCCGAACCCGCAGTTGTGGGACGAGTTTACGCCCAATCGGTATCAGCTTCGGGTTCAACTGGTCAGCGACCAGGGGCAGGTGCTATCCGAAAAGACGGTGCCGTTCGGTATGCGCGAAATGGGCGTCAGCGGCTCCCGCCTGACCATTAACGGGCGACCTGTCTTTCTGCGGGGCGACGTCGATTGCGCGGCTTTTCCGTTGACGGGCTACCCGCCCACGACCGAACCCTACTGGGAAAAAATCATGAAAACGGCCAAAGCCTACGGCCTGAACCACCTGCGCTTCCACTCCTGGTGCCCACCCGAAGCGGCTTTCGACGTGGCCGATCGGCTGGGGCTGTACCTGTACGTGGAAAGTCCGCTCTGGGCAAACCAGAGCAGCGCCGTCGGGACCGGGGGCGTAATCGATGACTTCATCTACCGCGAGTCCGAGCGGATTCTGGCGACGTACGGCAACCACCCCTCGTTCTGCATGATGTCGTACGGCAACGAACCGGGCGGAGCGTTTCAATCGGATTTTCTGGGCCGTTGGGTCGAGCATTTTAAGCAGAAAGACGGTCGGCGGCTGTACACCAGCGGGGCAGGCTGGCCGATGCTGCCCGAAAACCAGTTCCACATTCATTCCGACGCCCGGATTCAGCAGTGGGGGCAGGGTGTCAAAAGCATCATCAATGCGAAGCCTCCCCAAACCGGTTACGACTGGCGGGAGATCATTCAAAAGGCGTCCGCGCCGTACATCAGCCACGAAATTGGCCAGTGGTGCGTCTACCCGAACTTCAAGGAAATGGCCAAATACACGGGCGTGGTGAAGCCGACCAATTTTGAGATTTTCAAGGAAACGCTCGAGGAAGCGGGCATGGGCGATCAGGCCGAAGCGTTTCTCCATTCATCGGGCCGGTTGCAGACGCTTTGTTACAAAGCCGACATTGAAGCGGCCCTGCGCACGCCCGGTTTTGCGGGTTTCCAACTGCTGGGCCTGCACGATTTTCCGGGGCAGGGCACGGCGCTAGTCGGGGCGCTGGACGTTTTCTGGGAATCGAAAGGCTACACAACGCCCGAAGAATACCGCACGTTCTGCAACAATACGGTGTTGCTGGCCCGACTGGACAAGCTGATTTTCGAAAACAACGAGACATTCAAGGCCGATCTGGAAATGGCCCATTTCGGACCGCGGGAGTTGACGAACCAGACCGTGGTCTGGCAGGTGCTGGATGCTGCGGGGAAAGTCAAACGAAGCGGGACGCTGCAAAAGGATCGGGTTGGGATTGACAATGGCCAAACCGTGGGCGCCATTCAAGTACCGCTGGCGGGCTTCAAAAAGCCGGAAATGCTCACGCTGAAAGTGGCCCTGAAAGGTACCGACATTACCAATGCCTGGAATTTTTGGGTCTATCCGGCGGGCGTCAATCCCGACGCGGCCAAAGGCAAGGTGATTATGACGCAATCCCTGACACCTGACGTGGTGAACCAGTTGCAGAACGGCGCGAACGTGCTGTTGCTGCCCTACGGCCACGTCCGGAAGGGCAAGGGGGCCGAAGTGGAAATTGGGTTTTCGAGCGTGTTCTGGAATACGTCCTGGACGAAAGGTCAGGCTCCGCACACGCTGGGACTGCTCTGCGATCCGGCGCACCCGCTGTTTGCCACCTTCCCGACCGAAGCCAGCAGCAATTATCAGTGGCAGGACTTGGTCAGCCATTCCCAGACCATTCTGCTCACCGATTTCCCGAAAACACTCCGGCCCCTAATTCAGCCGATTGATACCTGGTTTGAAAACCGTCGGTTATCCTTGGCTTTTGAAGGACGCGTCGGCAAAGGGAATCTGCTGGTTTGCAGCATCGATCTGGACAACGATCTGGCCCACCGGCCCGGAGCCCGCCAACTGAAACAGAGCATCCTGAACTACATGAACAGTAGCCGGTTCAAGCCGAGTCACAAGCTGTCGGTGGAGCAGATCAAACCGTTATTTCAACAGGAAACCTCACTGGTTATCCCAACCAAAAAAGACTAA
- a CDS encoding sugar porter family MFS transporter — MTKSGLNTNYIFGIAFISALGGYLFGFDFAVISGALPFLRTNFGLTAWWEGFLTGSLALGCMVGCLLAGNLADRYGRKPGLTIAALIFALSSLGMAFSGTLSVFIAMRFVAGIGVGMASTLSPLYIAEISPAEVRGRNVSINQLTIVIGILVTNLVNYSLADSGPDAWRWMFGLGAVPSLGFLVGVFWLPESPRWLVQTGRVGEGETILRRIGGEAFVQQTVTAINRTKETSDKASYAMLWEKSVRPAVFVGMGLAVLQQLCGINVVFNYTSTIFETVGANLDRQLFETVAIGIVNLVFTLVAMWQVDKLGRKPLMLIGTLGLAVLYVVIATLLKTGASSGLLSVFVLLAISVYATSLAPITWVLISEIFPNRVRGLALSVAVLALWGSYFVLVFTFPILAEWLGTYGPFWLYALICLLGFWFVRNKVQETKGRTLEELEGTFVGH, encoded by the coding sequence ATGACCAAAAGCGGACTTAATACAAATTACATATTCGGTATTGCCTTTATTTCGGCCCTGGGCGGTTACCTGTTCGGCTTCGATTTCGCTGTCATCTCGGGAGCATTGCCTTTTCTGCGCACCAACTTTGGCCTGACCGCCTGGTGGGAAGGTTTCCTGACCGGTTCGCTGGCGCTGGGTTGCATGGTGGGCTGCCTGTTGGCGGGTAACCTGGCCGACCGGTACGGCCGGAAGCCGGGGTTAACGATCGCGGCCCTGATCTTTGCGCTTTCTTCGCTCGGTATGGCCTTTTCCGGAACGCTATCGGTCTTCATTGCCATGCGGTTTGTTGCTGGCATTGGCGTCGGCATGGCGTCAACGCTGAGTCCCTTGTACATCGCCGAAATCTCGCCCGCCGAAGTCCGGGGGCGCAACGTGTCGATTAACCAGTTGACAATCGTTATCGGGATTCTGGTCACAAATTTGGTCAACTACAGCCTGGCCGACAGCGGCCCCGACGCCTGGCGCTGGATGTTCGGGCTGGGCGCGGTGCCCTCACTTGGCTTTCTGGTGGGCGTGTTCTGGCTTCCGGAAAGTCCCCGCTGGCTGGTGCAGACGGGCCGCGTGGGCGAGGGCGAAACCATTCTGCGCCGGATTGGTGGCGAAGCGTTTGTCCAGCAGACCGTTACGGCCATCAACCGGACTAAAGAAACTTCGGACAAAGCCTCGTACGCGATGCTGTGGGAAAAGAGCGTCCGCCCGGCGGTTTTTGTGGGCATGGGGCTGGCGGTGCTGCAACAGTTGTGCGGCATCAACGTGGTCTTCAATTACACCTCAACGATTTTTGAAACTGTCGGGGCCAACCTGGACCGTCAACTTTTTGAAACCGTTGCGATTGGTATTGTCAACCTGGTGTTTACGCTGGTGGCGATGTGGCAGGTGGATAAACTGGGCCGCAAACCGCTGATGCTCATCGGCACGCTCGGCCTGGCGGTGCTGTACGTCGTGATTGCGACGCTGCTGAAAACCGGCGCGTCGTCGGGGTTGCTGTCGGTGTTTGTGCTGCTGGCCATCAGTGTCTATGCTACGTCGCTGGCGCCCATTACCTGGGTGCTGATCTCCGAAATTTTCCCGAACCGCGTTCGGGGGCTGGCGTTGTCCGTGGCGGTATTGGCGCTGTGGGGCTCCTACTTCGTGCTGGTCTTCACATTTCCGATTCTTGCCGAGTGGCTGGGCACCTACGGCCCGTTCTGGCTCTACGCCCTGATCTGCCTGCTGGGCTTCTGGTTTGTCCGGAACAAGGTTCAGGAAACGAAAGGAAGAACGCTGGAAGAATTAGAGGGGACATTTGTCGGCCACTGA
- a CDS encoding DUF5107 domain-containing protein gives MALQEINVWEESVTIPTYGVGVPEKNPMFLEKRVYQGSSGVVYPNAVIEKIDDHKEDRAYQAVFLENQYLKIMVMPQLGGRIQMAFDKVKNRHFIYYNQVIKPALVGLTGPWISGGIEFNWPQHHRPSTFEPVDYTTESHPDGSKTVWVSEVERMFQTKGMAGFRLYPDKAYLEIQGVLYNRTQMPQTFLWWANPAVKVNDQYQSVFPPDVYAVYDHGKRDVSSFPIAKGTYYKVDYSPGTDISRYATIPVPTSYMAVASKYDFMGGYEHDSRGGLLHVADHHLSPGKKQWTWGNGEFGYAWDRNLTDEDGPYIELMTGVFTDNQPDFSWIMPNEERQFTQYFMPYSEIGLVKNATKEAAVNLEWAPETVQLWVYATAVYAGATVRLAQQEEVVFAQTVDLSPEQPFHHEIRQFFENSTHLRLSVVTADGVELVAYQPDAVIEQAIPEPALAANDPAEVENNEQLYLTGLHIEQYRHATYVATDYYREALRRDPGDVRCNNAMGLWLLRRGQIAGAEPYFRRAIQTLTQRNPNPYDGEPYYNLGLCLQLLGRYDEAYDAFYKATWNAAWQDTSFLELARIATRRKTDAQALKLVEQSLIRNWHGHSARHLKVALLRKTGRTEEARRLIDDTLAIDRFHFGCLFEKALLEQPDDPSKAAQTRREMNTLMRHYVHNYLAYALDYSRAGLYDEAIALLSELQSSGQPVYPMVYYFLAYFHHQLGQAEKVGEYLEKATTASPNFVFPNRLEELIVLQWATLQTVQDQSVNHANTWYFLGNFWYANRQYDEAIDAWERSVELNDAFPTVLRNLSLAYYNKRHESEQARTAMERAFALDPTDARVLMELDQLYKKLNHPPAERLTLLEKHLSATEQRDDLYLERITLYNQLGDYLKARQLMAVRQFHPWEGGEGKVVGQYLISHLELAKQALQNADYAKALALLEAAESYPPNLGEGKLYGVHEPDIFYLKGLAYEGLGDPDTARAYFERASVGLEAPVQAIFYNDQQPDKLFYQGLARKKLGQHERAELLFNRLVEYGQKHRDDAIKIDYFAVSLPDLLVFDADLNERNRIHCDYLMGLGYLGLGNGHTQQAIECFDQVLALDVNHQGAALHKKMVHFLALPEVAD, from the coding sequence ATGGCCTTGCAGGAAATTAACGTGTGGGAAGAATCGGTTACTATTCCCACCTACGGAGTCGGAGTTCCCGAAAAAAATCCGATGTTTCTCGAAAAACGGGTCTACCAGGGTAGCTCGGGCGTGGTGTATCCGAACGCTGTCATTGAGAAGATCGACGACCACAAGGAGGACCGGGCATATCAGGCGGTTTTCCTCGAAAATCAGTACCTGAAAATCATGGTTATGCCCCAGTTGGGCGGCCGGATTCAGATGGCGTTCGACAAGGTCAAAAATCGTCATTTTATCTATTATAATCAGGTCATCAAACCGGCGCTCGTGGGACTGACGGGGCCGTGGATTTCGGGCGGAATTGAGTTCAACTGGCCGCAGCACCACCGCCCCAGCACGTTCGAGCCGGTGGACTACACCACCGAGTCGCACCCCGACGGTTCCAAGACGGTGTGGGTCAGCGAAGTGGAGCGGATGTTCCAGACGAAGGGCATGGCGGGTTTCCGGCTGTACCCCGACAAGGCGTACCTGGAGATTCAGGGCGTACTTTACAACCGGACCCAGATGCCGCAGACATTTCTGTGGTGGGCCAACCCCGCCGTGAAGGTTAACGACCAGTATCAGTCCGTTTTTCCGCCGGATGTGTACGCCGTCTACGATCACGGAAAGCGGGACGTGTCCTCCTTCCCGATTGCCAAAGGCACCTACTACAAAGTGGATTATTCGCCCGGCACCGATATTTCCCGCTACGCTACCATTCCCGTGCCGACCTCCTACATGGCCGTGGCGTCGAAGTACGATTTCATGGGCGGTTACGAACACGACAGCCGGGGTGGTTTGCTGCACGTGGCCGATCACCATCTGTCGCCGGGCAAAAAGCAGTGGACCTGGGGCAACGGCGAATTTGGCTACGCCTGGGACCGCAACCTGACCGACGAAGACGGGCCGTACATTGAACTGATGACGGGCGTGTTTACCGATAATCAGCCGGATTTTTCGTGGATCATGCCCAATGAAGAACGGCAGTTTACGCAGTATTTCATGCCGTACAGCGAGATCGGGCTTGTGAAAAATGCCACCAAAGAAGCCGCCGTCAACCTGGAATGGGCTCCGGAGACCGTTCAGCTTTGGGTGTACGCCACCGCCGTGTACGCCGGGGCCACCGTCCGGCTGGCCCAACAGGAAGAAGTCGTTTTTGCGCAAACCGTTGATCTTTCGCCGGAACAACCGTTCCACCACGAAATCCGGCAATTCTTCGAAAACTCAACCCATTTGCGACTAAGCGTCGTGACGGCCGACGGCGTCGAACTGGTTGCTTACCAGCCGGATGCGGTGATCGAGCAGGCCATTCCGGAACCGGCCCTGGCGGCCAACGATCCGGCTGAGGTGGAAAACAACGAGCAGTTGTATTTGACGGGGCTACACATTGAGCAATACCGCCACGCGACCTACGTGGCCACCGATTACTACCGGGAAGCCCTCCGGCGCGATCCCGGCGACGTGCGCTGCAACAACGCGATGGGGCTGTGGCTGCTCCGACGCGGGCAGATCGCCGGAGCCGAGCCGTATTTCCGGCGCGCCATTCAGACGCTGACGCAGCGTAACCCCAACCCGTACGACGGCGAACCGTATTACAATCTCGGGCTTTGTCTGCAACTGCTGGGCCGCTACGACGAAGCGTACGATGCCTTTTACAAGGCCACCTGGAATGCGGCCTGGCAGGACACCAGTTTCCTCGAACTGGCCCGGATTGCCACCCGCCGGAAAACGGACGCCCAGGCGCTGAAGCTGGTGGAACAGTCGCTGATTCGCAACTGGCACGGGCATTCGGCGCGGCATCTGAAAGTGGCCCTGCTGCGCAAAACTGGTCGGACGGAAGAAGCCCGGCGGCTCATCGACGACACGCTGGCTATTGATCGGTTTCATTTTGGTTGCCTGTTCGAAAAAGCACTCCTGGAGCAGCCGGATGACCCGTCGAAAGCCGCCCAAACGCGCCGGGAGATGAATACGCTGATGCGGCATTACGTCCATAATTATCTGGCCTACGCGCTGGATTACAGCCGCGCCGGACTGTACGACGAAGCCATTGCCCTGCTGTCGGAATTGCAGTCGTCCGGTCAACCGGTTTACCCGATGGTGTACTATTTCTTGGCTTATTTTCACCACCAGCTGGGCCAGGCCGAAAAGGTAGGAGAATACCTGGAAAAAGCGACGACCGCCAGCCCGAACTTCGTATTTCCCAACCGGCTGGAAGAGCTCATCGTATTGCAGTGGGCGACTTTGCAAACGGTTCAGGATCAATCGGTCAATCACGCCAACACCTGGTATTTTCTGGGTAACTTCTGGTACGCCAACCGCCAGTACGATGAAGCGATTGATGCCTGGGAGCGTTCGGTCGAGTTGAACGATGCTTTCCCGACGGTGCTCCGGAATCTGTCGCTGGCCTACTACAACAAACGGCACGAGTCCGAGCAGGCGCGGACGGCCATGGAGCGGGCGTTTGCGCTGGACCCCACGGATGCGCGGGTGCTGATGGAACTGGATCAGTTGTATAAAAAGCTGAACCACCCGCCCGCCGAGCGCCTGACTCTGTTGGAAAAACACCTCTCCGCAACGGAGCAGCGCGACGATCTGTACCTGGAGCGGATCACACTCTACAACCAGCTGGGCGACTACCTCAAAGCCCGCCAACTGATGGCGGTCCGGCAGTTTCACCCCTGGGAGGGGGGCGAAGGCAAGGTGGTGGGCCAGTACCTGATCAGTCACCTCGAACTGGCCAAACAGGCGCTGCAAAACGCCGATTACGCCAAAGCGCTCGCCCTGCTGGAAGCCGCCGAAAGCTATCCCCCCAATCTGGGTGAAGGCAAGTTGTACGGCGTGCATGAACCCGACATTTTCTATCTGAAAGGACTGGCCTACGAAGGACTGGGTGATCCTGACACCGCGCGGGCCTATTTTGAACGGGCGTCGGTAGGGCTGGAAGCGCCGGTACAGGCCATCTTTTACAACGACCAGCAGCCGGACAAACTGTTTTATCAGGGACTGGCCCGCAAAAAACTGGGTCAGCACGAACGGGCGGAATTGCTCTTCAACCGGTTAGTTGAGTACGGCCAGAAGCACCGCGACGACGCGATCAAGATCGACTATTTTGCCGTTTCGCTGCCCGACCTGCTGGTCTTCGACGCCGACCTGAACGAGCGCAACCGCATCCACTGCGATTACCTGATGGGGCTGGGCTACCTGGGGCTGGGCAACGGACACACGCAGCAGGCCATCGAGTGTTTTGATCAGGTGCTGGCGCTGGATGTGAACCACCAGGGCGCTGCGCTGCATAAGAAAATGGTCCATTTTCTGGCCCTTCCCGAAGTGGCGGATTAA